A DNA window from Hordeum vulgare subsp. vulgare chromosome 1H, MorexV3_pseudomolecules_assembly, whole genome shotgun sequence contains the following coding sequences:
- the LOC123451759 gene encoding DNA-3-methyladenine glycosylase 1: MGEQSLSQPFPHPLSPSPPASAAATLPATAPATAVLTPASRPKKKPRSSGSNPAPKKPRLAPSVRGRPLSADGEVEAAIRHLRVADPALAPVIDAHELPSFHCPHPPFHSLARSILYQQLAFKAAASVYSRFIALVGGEAGVLPDAVLALSAEQLRQIGVSARKASYLHDLARKYASGILSDDSIVAMDDRSLAAMLTMVNGIGAWSVHMFMIYSLARPDVLPSADLGVRKGVQMLYGLEDVPRPSQMEKLCERWRPYRSVAAWYMWRLIESKAAQTAPAMPVMPPAMPAPGEEFMLQQHHQQPHQQHQQAAIQMLDPVQMLPGLG, encoded by the coding sequence ATGGGCGAGCAATCTCTCTCCCAGCCCTTTCCCCATCCCCTCTCCCCGTCGCcccccgcctccgccgccgcgacGCTGCCAGCCACCGCCCCCGCCACCGCCGTCCTCACCCCCGCTTCCCGCCCCAAGAAGAAGCCCCGGTCGTCTGGCTCCAACCCGGCGCCCAAGAAGCCCCGCCTGGCGCCATCCGTCCGGGGCCGGCCCCTGTCGGCGGACGGCGAGGTCGAGGCGGCCATCCGCCACCTGCGCGTGGCCGACCCGGCCCTGGCCCCCGTCATCGACGCGCACGAGCTCCCGTCGTTCCACTGCCCGCACCCCCCCTTCCACTCCCTCGCCCGATCCATCCTCTACCAGCAGCTCGCCTTCAAGGCCGCCGCCTCCGTCTACTCCCGGTTCATCGCGCTCGTGGGCGGCGAGGCCGGCGTGCTCCCGGACGCCGTCCTCGCGCTCTCCGCCGAGCAGCTCCGCCAAATCGGGGTCTCCGCGCGCAAGGCCTCCTACCTCCATGACCTCGCCCGCAAGTACGCGTCGGGGATCCTCTCCGACGACAGCATCGTCGCCATGGACGACCGCTCCCTCGCCGCCATGCTCACCATGGTCAACGGCATCGGCGCCTGGAGCGtccacatgttcatgatctactcCCTCGCGCGCCCGGACGTGCTCCCTTCCGCGGATCTCGGGGTCCGCAAGGGCGTGCAGATGCTGTATGGGCTGGAGGATGTGCCCCGGCCGTCGCAGATGGAGAAGCTCTGCGAGCGGTGGCGCCCTTACCGCTCCGTCGCCGCGTGGTACATGTGGCGGCTCATCGAGTCCAAGGCGGCGCAGACGGCACCGGCCATGCCTGTCATGCCACCTGCAATGCCTGCGCCTGGCGAGGAGTTCATGCTCCAGCAGCACCATCAGCAGCCACACCAGCAACATCAACAAGCTGCTATCCAAATGCTTGATCCGGTTCAGATGCTTCCAGGATTGGGGTGA
- the LOC123420610 gene encoding long-chain-fatty-acid--AMP ligase FadD26-like — translation MATENYDPCYPDQPAVHRYLPVWARMPAFAAKPAFVWADDDAATGAMSYTALTYSELNAAVDRMASGLLGTLRRGDTVLVLASPGLRLVKLLFACQRAGLTAVPVIPPNPSRPGPAHAHLLRAVSQTRPRAAVADARYVTAVASSRLAAALSGLRWLSVDELDEGDAAALSSAMAGHAGCGAGDAYLVQYTSGATGVPKPVVVTAGSAAHNVRAARRAYDLGPGSTIVSWLPQYHDCGLMFLLLTVVSGATSVLASPDAFLRRPRLWLELISEFKATCTPVPSFTLPLVLRRGGGRSASAHGLQRTVQLGSLRNLILINEPIYKTCVDEFVAEFGRHGLRAESVSPSYGLAENCTFVSTAWRSIGGRVERLPSYNKLLPSARLPSSMTHEASEIEIVVVDEKTGEPVRDGTEGEVWVSSPSNASGYLGHPSASHEAFCGRVPGRAGSLFVRTGDRGVVTGPERYLYVIGRSVDVIVTELDGRVHAHYIETAALCSAPDSLRGGCIAAFTAPATASSKEQMCVVAELQKGSRSDDHTSLCDGIRRSVWEAERVRVGRVMLVQSGAVPKTTSGKVRRGAAREKLVARRYPVVFEALYDDDGVSEIPTPAVGDEDGQMEERCAASWMAGEGGVPAMATTLGRPSRRIRVQSFL, via the coding sequence ATGGCCACCGAGAACTACGACCCGTGCTACCCGGACCAGCCGGCGGTGCACCGGTACCTGCCCGTGTGGGCCAGGATGCCGGCGTTCGCCGCCAAGCCGGCCTTCGTCTGGGCCGACGACGACGCGGCCACCGGCGCCATGTCATACACCGCGCTCACGTACTCCGAGCTCAATGCTGCGGTGGACCGCATGGCGTCCGGGCTCCTCGGCACGCTCCGGCGCGGTGACACCGTGCTTGTGCTCGCTTCTCCTGGCCTCCGCCTCGTCAAGCTCCTCTTCGCGTGCCAGCGCGCCGGGCTCACCGCGGTGCCCGTCATCCCGCCGAACCCGTCGAGGCCCGGCCCCGCGCACGCGCACCTCCTGCGCGCCGTGTCCCAGACGAGGCCCAGGGCTGCCGTCGCCGACGCGCGCTACGTCACTGCCGTCGCCTCCAGCCGGCTGGCCGCCGCGCTGAGTGGCCTGCGCTGGCTGTCGGTTGACGAGCTGGACGaaggagatgctgctgctttgtcgAGCGCCATGGCGGGGCACGCGGGCTGCGGCGCGGGCGACGCGTACCTGGTCCAGTACACGTCCGGTGCCACGGGCGTCCCGAAGCCCGTGGTGGTCACCGCCGGCTCGGCGGCCCACAACGTGCGGGCGGCGAGGCGCGCCTACGACCTGGGCCCCGGCAGCACCATCGTGTCGTGGCTGCCGCAGTACCACGACTGCGGCCTCATGTTCCTGCTCCTCACCGTCGTCTCCGGCGCCACCAGCGTGCTGGCTTCTCCCGATGCCTTCCTCCGCCGCCCGCGCCTCTGGCTCGAGCTCATCTCCGAGTTTAAGGCGACGTGCACGCCCGTTCCGTCCTTCACGTTGCCGCTCGTGCTCCGCCGCGGCGGCGGGCGCTCCGCGTCGGCGCACGGACTGCAGCGGACGGTGCAGCTCGGCAGCCTCCGGAACCTGATCCTGATAAACGAGCCGATCTACAAGACTTGCGTCGACGAGTTCGTTGCAGAGTTCGGTCGCCACGGGCTGCGCGCCGAGTCGGTCTCGCCGTCCTACGGCCTCGCCGAGAACTGCACGTTCGTGTCCACGGCCTGGCGAAGCATTGGCGGGCGCGTGGAGCGCCTCCCGTCGTACAATAAGCTTCTGCCGTCGGCGAGGCTGCCATCGTCCATGACGCACGAGGCGTCAGAGATCGAGATCGTCGTGGTGGACGAGAAGACCGGCGAGCCGGTGAGGGACGGCACGGAGGGTGAGGTCTGGGTGTCCTCGCCGAGCAACGCGTCGGGGTACCTAGGCCACCCGTCGGCGAGCCACGAGGCATTCtgcgggagggtgccggggaggGCGGGGTCGCTCTTCGTGCGCACGGGCGACCGCGGCGTGGTCACCGGGCCAGAGCGGTACCTGTATGTCATCGGCCGGAGCGTCGACGTGATAGTCACGGAGCTCGACGGCCGCGTGCACGCACACTACATCGAGACggcggctctctgcagcgcgcctgaCAGTCTGAGGGGTGGATGCATCGCCGCTTTCACGGCGCCGGCGACAGCGTCTTCGAAGGAGCAAATGTGCGTCGTCGCGGAGCTGCAGAAGGGTAGCCGCAGCGATGATCACACGAGCCTCTGCGACGGCATAAGGCGGTCAGTGTGGGAGGCGGAAAGGGTGAGGGTGGGGCGGGTGATGCTGGTCCAGAGCGGCGCGGTGCCGAAGACGACGTCGGGGAAGGTGCGCCGTGGGGCGGCGAGGGAGAAGCTGGTCGCCCGGAGGTATCCGGTGGTTTTTGAGGCCCTGTACGACGACGACGGGGTCAGCGAAATCCCGACGCCTGCGGTCGGTGATGAAGACGGGCAGATGGAGGAGAGATGCGCGGCAAGCTGGATGGCTGGAGAGGGCGGGGTGCCCGCCATGGCCACGACCTTAGGGCGTCCAAGCCGCCGTATCCGCGTTCAATCGTTTCTTTGA